Proteins from a genomic interval of Stigmatopora nigra isolate UIUO_SnigA chromosome 19, RoL_Snig_1.1, whole genome shotgun sequence:
- the emsy gene encoding BRCA2-interacting transcriptional repressor EMSY isoform X4, with the protein MIQLEKPVVTGTMPVVWPTILDLGRDECKRILRKLELEAYAGVITALRAQGDLTKDKKDLLGELTKILGISTERHRAEVRRAVNDERLCTIAYHMAGQNSSSEWSIEGRRLVPLMPRLVPQTAFTATANAVAGATATHNASLLMPAETGNKEVVVCYSYTSTTGTSTSSTATCGATGTTSKSPRPPSPSSSVVVLPSGSTVYVKSVSCSDEDEKPRKRRRTNSSGSSPVLLKEMAKASPPVIKHMPVAPVVSGNPKMTNIMQSIANSLPPHLSPVKITFTKPTIQTTSTATQKVIIVTTSPSSNFVPNILSKSHSNAAVSKLASSTILTTPVQKQTVVFPATASAPTAVTAVVSATPSAVMSTASSCAPSAGVKVASARLPSPKTMAGSTAQILSQFPKQQAPKQLQAAAIAASGAAQTASASATLATAKPTIQIKQESGVKIITQQVQPSKILPKPSSVALSSSSSSSSSSPIMVVSSNGAIMTTKLVTQPTATQATYTRPTVTPNLGARISASAGGATYVKTTSGSIITVVPKSLATLGGKIISSNIVSGTTTKITTIPMSSKPNVIVVQKTSGKGATIQGLPGKNVVTTLLNAGGEKTLQAIPGSKPAIITTTRPITKMIVTQPKGLSASSTSTATKIIPTKIVYGQQGKTQVLIKPKPVFQAAIVSEHTRQLVTETLQQAIRAADPGTAPEGSAKDDCSGAETAGSAGEASHDTQPVFHVLSTRDHDWTEQEVSVESAPTVIYQEVTAGESQSAASTIKALLELQQTSVKEKGESKPRPHPHIDLSQMAVPIQLTQEKRSNPEPSGTPAQEAAAPPAVSLAAKESSKKEEGTSYKSVEQVAPVTKPPSVAPVTTAVHVSLRSSDSKGESTLEVSELEGDTLDPQTGLFYRAASLTEAPKPVAPKPVAPKLVAPKPVASLQQPPSQAESSPQLPPPQLQSKPRATQPPPSSSSLTSSPAKKLPKLREQSQAKPAGVATSPVTPQLPKLQQAPTSHHRPLHAPMSHPPPLQAHHPVGSEKAVTAQQPIITQSATVTKITFGSAQHPQVAARVPSVLSADSELADESVAVAAGEEASVSDILKISMMEAQIDPSTEPVVVVDSSAQRPPLAAEALEPKGQHFGKERLEVIETMPR; encoded by the exons ATGATTCAGCTGGAGAAACCGGTGGTGACTGGGACCATGCCGGTGGTCTGGCCCACCATCCTTGACCTGGGCCGGGATGAGTGCAAAAGGATATTGCGCAAACTGG AGTTGGAGGCTTATGCCGGCGTCATCACTGCCTTACGAGCGCAAGGAGACCTGACTAAAGACAAGAAGGATCTGCTGGGGGAGCTCACCAAAATCCTCGG CATCTCCACTGAGCGCCACCGTGCAGAAGTCCGCCGGGCCGTCAATGATGAGCGCCTTTGCACCATTGCGTACCA CATGGCGGGTCAGAACAGCTCGTCCGAGTGGTCCATCGAAGGCCGCCGTCTGGTGCCGTTGATGCCGAGGCTGGTCCCGCAGACGGCGTTCACTGCCACGGCCAATGCTGTCGCCGGCGCCACCGCAACTCACAACGCCTCTTTGCTGATGCCAGCTGAAACGGGGAACAAGGAAG TGGTGGTATGTTATTCCTACACGAGCACGACGGGCACGTCCACCAGCTCCACAGCCACCTGTGGCGCCACCGGGACGACCAGCAAGTCCCCACGCCCACCCAGCCCGTCATCCAGCGTGGTGGTCCTGCCCAGCGGCAGCACCGTCTATGTAAAAA GCGTCAGCTGCTCCGACGAGGACGAAAAGCCGCGCAAGCGACGGCGCACCAACTCGTCGGGCTCATCGCCAGTGCTGCTGAAGGAGATGGCCAAAGCGTCGCCGCCCGTGATCAAGCACATGCCGGTGGCACCCGTGGTGAGCGGCAACCCCAAGATGACCAACATCATGCAGAGCATCGCCAACTCGCTGCCGCCACACCTGTCGCCGGTGAAGATCACCTTCACTAAACCCACCATCCAGACCACCAGCACGGCCACGCAAAAG GTGATCATCGTGACCACGTCGCCCAGCTCCAATTTCGTGCCCAACATCCTGTCCAAGTCGCACAGCAACGCGGCCGTGTCCAAGCTAGCCTCCAGCACTATCCTGACCACGCCCGTCCAGAAGCAGACGGTGGTCTTCCCGGCGACCGCTTCCGCCCCCACGGCCGTCACCGCCGTGGTGTCCGCCACCCCCTCGGCCGTCATGTCGACCGCATCCTCGT GCGCCCCCTCGGCAGGAGTCAAGGTGGCTTCAGCCAGGCTTCCCTCGCCGAAAACCATGGCGGGCTCGACGGCGCAGATACTAAGCCAGTTCCCCAAGCAGCAAGCGCCAAAACAGCTGCAGGCGGCGGCTATCGCGGCTTCTGGCGCGGCCCAGACCGCCTCAGCTTCCGCCACCTTGGCGACCGCTAAGCCCACTATTCAGATCAAGCAAGAGTCTG GTGTGAAGATCATCACCCAGCAGGTCCAACCCAGCAAAATCCTGCCCAAGCCATCCTCGGTGGCTCtgtccagcagcagcagcagcagcagctcctcTCCCATCATGGTGGTCAGCAGCAATGGAGCCATCATGACCACTAAATTGGTCACTCAACCTACAG CCACCCAGGCCACTTACACGCGTCCCACCGTCACCCCCAACCTCGGCGCACGGATCTCGGCCTCGGCCGGCGGTGCCACGTACGTCAAGACCACCAGCGGCAGCATCATTACGGTGGTGCCCAAGTCGTTGGCCACGCTGGGCGGGAAAATCATCAGCAGCAATATTGTGTCTG GCACCACTACCAAGATCACCACCATCCCCATGTCGTCCAAACCTAATGTGATCGTGGTCCAGAAAACGAGCGGCAAAGGCGCCACCATCCAAGGGCTGCCCGGCAAGAATGTGGTCACCACACTTTTGAACGCAGGG GGCGAAAAGACCCTGCAGGCCATCCCGGGAAGCAAACCGGCCATAATTACCACCACCAGGCCTATCACCAAGATGATTGTCACGCAGCCAAAAGGCCTCAGCGCCAGCTCCACGTCCACCGCCACGAAAATCATCCCCACTAAGATCGTCTACGGCCAGCAGGGCAAGACGCAG GTGCTCATCAAGCCCAAGCCCGTTTTCCAGGCGGCTATAGTGAGCGAACATACACGGCAGCTGGTGACCGAGACACTTCAACAGGCCATTCGTGCGGCCGACCCTGGTACTGCTCCGGAGGGATCCGCTAAGGACGATTGCAGCGGAGCGGAGACCGCCGGCTCGGCTGGAGAAGCGTCGCACG ACACGCAGCCCGTTTTCCACGTGCTGTCCACCAGAGACCACGATTGGACCGAGCAGGAGGTGTCGGTGGAGTCGGCCCCGACCGTCATCTACCAAGAGGTGACCGCCGGGGAATCCCAGTCGGCCGCGTCCACCATCAAAGCTCTGCTGGAGCTGCAGCAGACGTCGG TAAAGGAAAAGGGCGAGTCCAAACCCAGGCCACACCCCCACATCGACCTGAGCCAGATGGCCGTTCCCATCCAGTTAACGCAGGAGAAGAGGAGTAACCCCGAGCCGTCCGGAACGCCGGCACAGGAGGCCGCCGCCCCTCCGGCAG TTTCCCTCGCAGCAAAAGAGAGCTCGAAGAAGGAGGAAGGCACATCCTACAAAAGCGTTGAGCAGGTCGCCCCGGTGACCAAGCCGCCCAGCGTCGCCCCCGTAACTACGGCGGTACATGTCAGCCTTAGG tcttCTGACAGTAAAGGCGAATCAACGTTGGAGGTAAGCGAGTTGGAAGGCGACACTCTGGACCCCCAGACGGGCTTATTCTACCGGGCCGCCAGCCTCACGGAAGCCCCCAAGCCAGTCGCCCCCAAGCCGGTCGCCCCCAAGCTAGTCGCCCCCAAGCCGGTCGCCTCCTTACAACAACCTCCTAGCCAAGCAGAGAGCTCCCCTCAACTTCCCCCTCCTCAACTGCAGAGCAAACCTCGGGCCACTCAGCCTCCCCCCTCGTCATCCTCTTTGACGTCGTCGCCGGCCAAAAAGCTCCCCAAACTACGAGAGCAGAGTCAGGCCAAGCCGGCGGGCGTGGCCACGTCGCCCGTCACGCCGCAGCTGCCCAAACTGCAACAGGCGCCCACTTCGCACCACAGACCGCTGCACGCGCCCATGTCGCACCCGCCCCCGCTGCAGGCGCATCACCCTGTGGGCTCGGAAAAAGCTGTCACGGCACag CAGCCAATCATCACGCAGAGCGCCACCGTCACCAAGATCACCTTCGGCAGCGCCCAGCATCCGCAAGTGGCCGCTCGCGTCCCCTCCGTCCTGAGCGCCGACAGCGAGCTCGCAGACGAGTCAGTGGCGGTAGCGGCGGGCGAAGAAGCCTCCGTGTCCGACATCCTCAAAATCTCCATGATGGAAGCCCAAATCGACCCCAGCACCGAacccgtggtggtggtggactcGTCCGCCCAACGGCCCCCGCTGGCGGCCGAGGCCCTGGAGCCCAAGGGGCAACATTTTGGCAAAGAGCGCCTGGAGGTCATCGAG actATGCCAAGGTGA